The Flavobacterium marginilacus genome window below encodes:
- a CDS encoding SusC/RagA family TonB-linked outer membrane protein, producing MKNKFILLLIIAVLSLLDSSLYAQNKTVKGVVKDAAGIPIPGVNVLVKGVASKGTSTDIDGSYSIEASKGSILVFSFVGFKSEEKTVGDAGNYDVSLKEAGNSLNEVVVVGYGVRKKKDLTGSIVSVDAEEIASRPVQNAVQAMQGKAAGVDVGSNERPGQVGSVTIRGARSISATNAPLYVVDGIPINTKLVADSAGKITVDANSGGIDFLNPNDIETMDVLKDASATAIYGSRGANGVIIITTKKGKNGRLTLNYDSSVITETIHENAPMMSAGEYIEFRRWGKYYSSPLSATNPAGFPSGNAPTIANDKTIFLASADAAAWANIAKGWSKDSNGNDVWDGSKVATTDWTKFVTRTGITQQHNLSVSGGTEKMKGYGSFGYLDNTGTLFGQGYKRYSANANVDITPTKWFSMGVNLNTSYTINEYGQSNTGRTAVTSSTGIYATARTNLPYAVPYDANGNRIDSPGGDSTIRTPVDEYKYSQDQRVTLRAFASLYTQFDLGAISSVLDGLKYRINFGPDLSSYRDGVFLDAKSAIRSGTSFASLTKEETISYTLDNLIFYNKTVGNHNFGLTLLASQTQYHNESSSMSANSIPNPENKWNALTPSNVTLAGYSSGLNQTALLSYMGRITYGFADKYLLTASWRRDYASQLAPGHKGSDFPSLSLGWRLDKESFMKGTTWIDLLKLRAGYGVTGNSAVPAYTTDPALTGILYGTSSGVVNNTSLANQLLGWEETTQFNYGLDFSMLNSRISGALEYYTSNTTDLLFKRSVPTPIGVSTTYQNVGETEANGVELTLNTINVKAKDFEWSTNFSGSYQKNKIVTLQNGKVNDINNSLFIGQSQNAIYGFESNGIWKPEDAAEMAKFNAITPGAFTFGSARPVDQNGDYKIDATNDRVIIGNKDPKFIVGMTNTFNYKNLDLSFFVYGKMGYIYDTGGENEGAKGSQRSINYYNDNNTNSEYQKPIYSAGTGDSYYPTLGYRNGSFLKMRNISLGYRFSDDLVEKIGLSKLRLYFQVNNPGMVFTKVKWTDLDTQTTASNRGITMGVNVQF from the coding sequence ATGAAAAACAAATTTATTCTTCTGCTCATTATTGCGGTGCTTTCATTACTGGATTCATCACTCTATGCGCAGAATAAAACTGTAAAAGGTGTTGTCAAAGATGCCGCGGGAATTCCTATCCCTGGTGTGAATGTGCTTGTTAAAGGTGTTGCATCAAAAGGCACAAGTACAGACATCGATGGTTCCTATTCTATTGAGGCCTCAAAGGGATCTATTCTTGTGTTTAGCTTTGTCGGTTTCAAATCTGAAGAAAAAACAGTAGGAGATGCAGGTAATTATGATGTCTCATTAAAGGAAGCGGGTAATTCTTTAAATGAGGTTGTGGTTGTAGGATATGGTGTAAGAAAGAAAAAAGATTTAACAGGCTCTATTGTTAGTGTCGATGCAGAGGAAATTGCTTCCAGACCCGTTCAAAATGCTGTTCAGGCTATGCAGGGTAAAGCAGCAGGGGTAGATGTTGGCTCAAATGAGCGCCCTGGACAGGTAGGATCTGTTACTATACGTGGAGCTCGTTCAATTTCAGCTACCAATGCGCCGCTTTATGTAGTAGATGGGATTCCTATTAATACAAAACTGGTGGCCGATTCAGCAGGAAAAATCACTGTTGATGCAAATTCAGGGGGGATTGATTTTTTAAATCCTAATGATATTGAAACAATGGATGTTTTAAAGGACGCTTCGGCAACGGCTATTTATGGTTCTAGAGGAGCCAATGGGGTTATTATTATAACCACTAAAAAAGGAAAAAATGGAAGACTTACATTAAACTATGACTCTTCTGTCATCACAGAAACTATACACGAGAACGCTCCAATGATGTCAGCTGGAGAATATATTGAATTTCGTCGTTGGGGTAAATATTATTCTAGCCCTCTTAGTGCTACTAATCCAGCAGGCTTTCCAAGTGGAAATGCACCAACTATTGCGAATGACAAAACTATTTTCTTAGCTTCAGCCGATGCAGCAGCTTGGGCAAACATAGCAAAAGGATGGAGTAAGGATAGTAATGGCAATGATGTGTGGGATGGTTCTAAAGTTGCTACTACTGATTGGACTAAATTTGTTACCCGTACAGGAATTACTCAACAGCACAATTTAAGTGTTAGCGGGGGTACTGAAAAAATGAAAGGTTATGGTTCTTTCGGTTACTTAGATAATACAGGTACTCTCTTTGGTCAGGGTTATAAACGCTATAGTGCAAATGCAAATGTTGATATCACGCCAACCAAGTGGTTCTCTATGGGAGTCAATCTTAATACTAGTTATACCATTAACGAGTATGGACAATCGAACACAGGAAGAACGGCTGTTACAAGTTCTACAGGTATATATGCTACAGCTCGTACAAATCTTCCTTATGCAGTTCCTTATGACGCTAATGGAAATAGAATTGATAGCCCAGGTGGAGATTCTACAATTAGGACTCCTGTAGACGAATATAAATATTCGCAAGATCAGCGTGTTACTTTGCGTGCTTTTGCTAGTTTATATACTCAGTTTGACTTAGGAGCGATTTCTTCAGTACTTGATGGATTGAAATACCGTATAAATTTTGGTCCGGATTTAAGTTCTTATCGTGATGGAGTTTTCTTAGATGCAAAATCAGCTATTCGTTCCGGAACAAGTTTTGCTTCCTTAACAAAGGAGGAAACTATTTCTTATACACTAGACAATTTGATCTTTTACAACAAAACTGTTGGGAATCATAATTTCGGTTTAACTTTATTAGCAAGTCAGACACAATACCATAATGAATCAAGTTCTATGTCTGCCAATTCTATTCCAAATCCTGAGAATAAATGGAATGCTTTAACTCCTTCCAATGTAACTTTAGCAGGTTATTCTTCTGGATTGAATCAAACAGCTTTATTGTCTTATATGGGAAGAATCACTTATGGTTTTGCAGATAAATACCTGCTTACTGCTTCTTGGCGTAGGGATTATGCTTCTCAGCTGGCACCTGGGCATAAAGGTTCTGATTTTCCTAGTTTATCTTTAGGATGGCGATTAGATAAAGAGTCATTTATGAAAGGAACCACTTGGATTGATTTGTTAAAATTGAGAGCAGGATATGGTGTGACAGGTAATTCCGCTGTACCAGCTTATACAACTGATCCAGCATTGACAGGAATTCTCTACGGTACGAGTTCAGGGGTTGTTAATAATACTTCTTTGGCTAATCAATTATTGGGTTGGGAAGAAACTACACAGTTTAATTATGGTTTGGATTTTTCCATGTTAAATAGCAGAATATCGGGAGCTTTGGAATATTATACAAGTAATACTACTGACTTATTATTTAAAAGAAGCGTTCCTACTCCTATTGGAGTTAGTACCACTTATCAAAACGTTGGAGAAACAGAAGCAAATGGAGTTGAACTTACTTTGAATACTATCAATGTTAAGGCTAAAGACTTTGAATGGAGTACTAATTTTAGCGGTTCCTATCAAAAAAATAAAATCGTTACTTTACAGAATGGTAAAGTTAACGATATCAATAACAGCCTCTTTATAGGTCAATCTCAAAATGCAATTTATGGTTTCGAATCCAACGGAATCTGGAAACCAGAAGACGCAGCGGAAATGGCTAAATTCAATGCTATAACTCCAGGGGCGTTTACATTTGGTAGTGCGAGACCTGTTGATCAAAACGGTGATTATAAAATTGATGCTACTAACGACCGTGTGATTATAGGCAACAAAGACCCAAAATTTATAGTAGGTATGACAAATACTTTCAATTATAAGAATCTTGATTTGTCTTTCTTTGTATATGGAAAAATGGGATATATTTATGATACAGGTGGTGAAAATGAAGGAGCAAAAGGCAGTCAGAGATCAATTAATTATTACAATGACAACAACACCAACTCTGAATACCAAAAACCAATCTATTCAGCAGGAACAGGTGATTCCTATTATCCTACTTTAGGATATCGTAATGGTTCATTCTTAAAAATGAGAAATATCTCTTTAGGGTATAGATTCTCAGATGACTTGGTGGAAAAAATAGGGCTATCTAAACTGAGATTGTATTTTCAAGTAAATAATCCTGGTATGGTTTTCACAAAAGTTAAGTGGACTGATTTGGATACGCAAACTACAGCTTCAAACAGAGGAATTACAATGGGAGTAAATGTGCAATTCTAA
- a CDS encoding SusC/RagA family TonB-linked outer membrane protein, whose amino-acid sequence MKNKTSLWVFMVLFALLQTVTYAQNKAIKGVITDPTGLPIPGANVTIKGLKKGISSDFDGHYSIDAKTGDILVFSFTGTKTIERVVGTSDALNVTLREETATLNEVVVIGYAAVKKKDVTGSVSSINAEALTSRPVNNAIEALQGKAAGVDITTSQRPGTVGTVRIRGRRSIIADSDPLYVVDGVPLMSASSIETLNPRDIASIDILKDASATAIYGSRGANGVIIVTTKQGKSGQFSLNYAGTITTSNIVDRSPSMSAQDFINFRRTAAYNLNSMPGSTTNYASPDAPTYANDKLIFDSALDGQSTRDNVLNGWASGTWDPSKVKNTDWTDFVTQTGITTEHTLSASGGSDKVNSYGSFGYLNNEGTQIGQSYKRYTAKLSTNITPVDWFKMAFSLNTTWSEQSYGMSTLGSSSSSGPNTIYAAAKSIYNMAVPYDANGNLVINPGGESTIYTIMNEWDKSTQLSQTMRILGNFSGTLNFGKMWEPLKGLSYKLNFGPDFRHLRDGVYIDGTSVNRMSAGGIAGANYARLQNRRDFSWTLDNMITYDRTLAEKHNVGVTLLQTASSWNIENTSMSANNIPNSKFLWNAFGTVDVTNAANKVAISSGLTEYQLTSYMGRLSYGYDDRYLLTMSGRWDGASQLAKGFKWDFFPSAALGWRINKEEFFKDVNWVQNLKLRLGVGTTGNAGVKPYASKGPITSVYVPFNGLANEITYTTNEPYYTTPTNLVAMANKELGWEKTTQYNLGIDFGILNNRISGSIEAYKSYTNDLLLLVTLPPLTGYPNTYDNVGKTSNKGIEVTLNLIPVQIENGFSWETSLIGAWQKDKIEELAYGKNDMVDDRRFIGQSINIQYGFDNLGIWQNTPEDLAEMAKWNAVPGGDRFTVGNVRPKDQNGDYKMTEADRVILGNSNPNWTMGWNNSFNYKGFELGVEMYGRMGYTASLGGEAMTSHANQRETDYWTPSNTGAEFQKPVLGQATSGSQDKYSGSLGFTDAAFVKLRNISLGYNFPKDLASKIGVAKMKLYAQALNPGNIYQSLSWYDFDVDATYYNRSFVMGLEVGF is encoded by the coding sequence ATGAAAAATAAAACAAGTCTTTGGGTTTTTATGGTTTTGTTTGCTTTGTTACAAACGGTAACATATGCGCAGAATAAGGCCATAAAGGGAGTAATTACAGACCCAACTGGATTACCAATTCCTGGAGCAAATGTGACGATTAAGGGATTAAAAAAAGGAATAAGTTCTGATTTTGACGGACATTATTCTATTGATGCCAAGACGGGCGACATTTTAGTTTTTAGTTTTACAGGAACAAAAACAATAGAGAGAGTCGTTGGAACTTCAGATGCTTTAAATGTGACTTTAAGAGAAGAAACAGCTACTCTTAATGAAGTAGTAGTTATTGGATATGCCGCGGTTAAAAAGAAAGATGTGACAGGATCTGTATCGAGTATCAATGCAGAAGCTTTGACTTCTAGACCAGTAAATAATGCTATTGAGGCTTTACAGGGTAAAGCTGCCGGTGTAGATATTACTACAAGTCAGCGTCCGGGAACAGTTGGAACAGTACGTATTCGTGGTAGACGTTCGATAATTGCTGATAGTGATCCTCTTTATGTAGTTGATGGAGTGCCTTTGATGTCAGCTTCTTCTATTGAAACGCTTAATCCAAGAGATATTGCAAGTATTGATATCCTTAAGGATGCTTCTGCAACAGCTATTTATGGTTCTCGTGGTGCAAACGGGGTTATCATTGTTACTACTAAACAAGGTAAATCAGGACAGTTCAGCTTGAATTACGCGGGAACGATTACTACATCTAATATTGTTGACAGATCGCCTTCAATGAGTGCTCAGGATTTTATAAATTTCAGACGTACGGCCGCATACAATCTTAACTCTATGCCAGGTTCTACTACAAATTATGCAAGTCCGGATGCTCCTACGTATGCAAATGACAAATTGATTTTTGACAGTGCACTTGACGGACAGTCTACCAGAGATAATGTCTTGAATGGCTGGGCCAGTGGTACTTGGGATCCTTCTAAGGTAAAGAATACTGATTGGACAGATTTTGTAACTCAAACTGGAATTACAACTGAACATACTTTGAGCGCAAGTGGTGGTTCAGATAAAGTGAACAGTTATGGTTCATTTGGATATTTGAATAATGAGGGTACTCAAATAGGACAGTCTTATAAACGTTACACAGCAAAACTTAGTACTAATATTACTCCTGTTGACTGGTTCAAAATGGCTTTTTCATTGAATACGACATGGAGTGAGCAAAGTTATGGTATGTCAACTTTGGGGAGCAGTAGCTCTTCGGGACCTAATACAATTTATGCGGCTGCTAAATCAATTTATAACATGGCAGTTCCTTATGATGCAAATGGCAATTTAGTAATCAATCCAGGGGGTGAAAGTACTATTTATACAATAATGAATGAATGGGACAAAAGTACCCAATTGTCACAAACGATGCGTATTTTAGGTAATTTCTCAGGTACTCTAAATTTTGGAAAAATGTGGGAGCCATTGAAAGGACTTAGCTATAAGTTAAATTTTGGTCCTGATTTCCGTCATTTGAGAGATGGTGTTTATATTGATGGAACATCTGTAAATAGGATGAGTGCTGGTGGAATTGCAGGTGCAAATTATGCTAGGCTTCAAAACCGTCGTGATTTTTCATGGACTTTGGATAATATGATAACGTATGACCGTACTTTAGCGGAGAAGCACAATGTTGGTGTTACATTGCTGCAGACTGCATCATCTTGGAATATTGAAAATACATCGATGAGTGCTAATAATATACCTAATTCAAAATTTTTATGGAATGCTTTTGGTACTGTAGATGTTACTAATGCTGCTAATAAAGTAGCTATTAGTTCTGGACTTACTGAATACCAGCTTACGTCCTATATGGGGCGTCTGAGCTATGGTTATGATGATCGCTACTTATTGACAATGTCAGGGCGTTGGGACGGAGCCTCTCAGTTAGCAAAAGGCTTCAAATGGGACTTTTTTCCGTCAGCAGCACTTGGGTGGCGTATTAATAAGGAGGAATTCTTTAAAGATGTAAATTGGGTTCAAAACCTAAAACTTCGCTTAGGTGTTGGTACAACTGGTAACGCAGGTGTGAAGCCTTATGCATCAAAAGGTCCGATCACTTCAGTCTACGTTCCTTTTAATGGGTTGGCTAACGAAATTACTTATACTACTAATGAACCCTATTATACAACTCCAACAAACTTAGTTGCAATGGCTAACAAGGAACTTGGATGGGAAAAAACAACGCAATATAATCTTGGGATTGATTTTGGTATCTTAAATAACAGAATTAGCGGTAGCATTGAGGCTTATAAGTCGTATACTAATGATTTGCTTTTGTTGGTTACTCTTCCTCCATTAACTGGATATCCTAATACATATGATAATGTTGGCAAGACAAGTAACAAAGGGATTGAGGTCACGCTTAATTTAATTCCTGTACAGATAGAAAATGGATTTAGCTGGGAAACTAGTTTGATTGGTGCTTGGCAAAAAGATAAGATAGAAGAATTGGCTTATGGTAAAAATGACATGGTAGACGATAGAAGGTTTATTGGACAATCAATTAATATTCAATACGGTTTTGATAACCTTGGAATATGGCAGAACACCCCTGAAGATCTTGCTGAAATGGCTAAGTGGAATGCTGTCCCTGGTGGAGATAGATTTACGGTTGGTAATGTTCGCCCTAAAGACCAAAATGGCGATTACAAAATGACAGAAGCTGATAGAGTAATTCTTGGAAACAGCAACCCTAATTGGACAATGGGCTGGAATAACTCATTTAATTATAAAGGTTTTGAATTGGGTGTTGAAATGTACGGCCGTATGGGATATACTGCATCTTTAGGAGGAGAAGCAATGACATCTCATGCAAATCAGCGTGAAACGGATTATTGGACACCATCAAACACAGGTGCAGAGTTCCAAAAGCCTGTTCTTGGGCAGGCAACATCTGGATCACAAGATAAATATTCAGGGAGTCTTGGATTTACGGATGCAGCATTTGTTAAGCTTCGTAATATTTCTTTGGGTTATAATTTTCCTAAAGACCTTGCTTCCAAAATTGGTGTAGCAAAGATGAAATTATATGCTCAGGCGTTAAATCCGGGCAATATTTATCAATCTTTGAGCTGGTATGATTTTGATGTAGATGCAACATACTATAACAGAAGTTTTGTTATGGGACTTGAAGTTGGATTTTAA
- a CDS encoding RagB/SusD family nutrient uptake outer membrane protein: MNKFKNIGIVFLAMMGLLSSSCSNDFLDEEQTNKYSTAYFDTPEGLTDLTESLYGNIRWHFGYEWAYGINLYGTDEFTNANDLTNEMWNTYDNRLGPLAATTATGAANANATSTGALWDEMYFGIASANTIIAKAATVITDVKVRNRCLAHAYFLRGYNYYRLTAQYGGVVLQTVPVETVVRNFTRSSEEDCWKQVISDLRNAYNLFEGEVFTYGKGITWTKATAAHFLAKALLFRSSERNDAWNSAYKTDDYKEAVDACSYAISSRGALTPNYSDLYANWTGIDCPNEQLNEILMAAGFNGDAATEGRFGNQTYNYFAPQFSSFAGGWVARGIWIGSMDFQRCRPTEYSYGVFDHVNDARMWKTFKTVYGVNTVKTPNPNNVKLGDPGIVMILNDKNDNTYNGFTFGCFVQNPTWKDNAGRLPEWSIAGRQKATSGSLTSKVGQFVPNASVLYQNGVYVAPTFKNQPVCNFFAGINKTDDGSRTAEKGNAHRDVIMARLAETYLLRAECYVRLGQYGSAMNDINVVRSRAQWKSGENRSYYSDGSQAFEKNSLNAGAAATNYINSNLNMNTYYLSNPGVAVTTAASDLTLKSFPANLPAEDEAVIAKVGASNDMERALNFILNERTRELLGEWDRWETLSRTGTLVKRAKAFNPEAKFITANKHELRPIPQTFIDGVLNKDGSNLSASQKAAWQNPGY; encoded by the coding sequence ATGAATAAATTTAAAAATATAGGGATAGTTTTTTTAGCAATGATGGGACTATTGTCTTCCTCGTGCTCAAATGATTTCCTTGACGAGGAACAAACAAATAAATATTCGACTGCCTATTTTGATACACCTGAAGGGCTTACAGATTTGACAGAGTCTCTTTATGGTAATATTAGATGGCATTTTGGGTATGAGTGGGCTTATGGAATTAATCTTTATGGTACCGATGAGTTCACAAATGCAAATGACTTGACAAATGAAATGTGGAATACTTATGATAATCGTTTAGGGCCATTAGCAGCAACCACGGCGACAGGAGCTGCCAATGCAAATGCAACTTCTACAGGGGCACTTTGGGATGAGATGTATTTTGGTATTGCATCTGCTAATACTATTATTGCAAAAGCAGCAACTGTTATTACTGACGTAAAAGTTCGTAATCGTTGTTTGGCGCATGCTTATTTTTTGCGTGGCTATAATTACTATCGTCTTACCGCTCAGTATGGCGGGGTTGTTCTTCAAACGGTACCTGTTGAAACGGTTGTACGTAATTTTACTCGTTCAAGTGAAGAAGATTGCTGGAAACAGGTTATATCTGATTTGCGTAATGCTTATAATCTTTTTGAAGGTGAAGTTTTTACCTATGGTAAAGGAATTACATGGACTAAAGCTACTGCAGCTCACTTCTTGGCAAAAGCATTATTGTTCCGCTCTTCTGAACGCAATGATGCTTGGAACAGTGCTTATAAAACAGACGATTATAAAGAAGCAGTAGATGCATGCAGCTATGCTATTAGTTCTCGTGGAGCGTTAACGCCAAACTATAGTGATTTGTATGCTAACTGGACTGGTATCGATTGTCCAAATGAACAGCTGAATGAAATATTGATGGCAGCTGGATTCAACGGAGATGCCGCGACAGAAGGCCGTTTCGGAAATCAAACATATAATTATTTTGCTCCTCAATTTTCAAGTTTCGCAGGTGGCTGGGTAGCTCGTGGTATATGGATTGGATCGATGGATTTTCAGCGTTGTCGTCCTACTGAGTATAGCTATGGCGTTTTTGATCACGTAAATGATGCCCGTATGTGGAAAACATTTAAGACTGTTTATGGTGTAAACACTGTAAAGACTCCTAATCCAAATAATGTAAAACTGGGTGATCCAGGGATTGTAATGATTCTAAATGACAAAAATGATAATACTTATAATGGATTTACTTTTGGTTGCTTTGTCCAAAACCCGACATGGAAGGATAACGCAGGTCGTTTACCGGAATGGAGCATTGCTGGACGCCAAAAAGCTACATCGGGATCTTTGACAAGTAAAGTAGGGCAATTTGTTCCAAATGCATCAGTTTTATATCAAAATGGTGTTTATGTGGCACCTACGTTTAAAAACCAGCCAGTTTGTAATTTCTTTGCTGGTATCAATAAAACTGATGATGGATCACGTACTGCCGAAAAAGGAAATGCTCATCGTGACGTAATCATGGCACGTCTTGCTGAAACTTATCTTTTGCGTGCTGAATGTTATGTTCGTTTGGGGCAATATGGTAGCGCAATGAATGATATCAATGTTGTTCGCAGCCGTGCTCAATGGAAAAGCGGAGAAAATAGGTCTTATTATAGTGATGGTTCTCAGGCATTTGAAAAGAATTCTCTAAATGCAGGTGCCGCGGCAACAAATTATATTAATTCAAACTTAAATATGAATACGTATTATTTGTCTAATCCAGGAGTAGCAGTTACCACTGCGGCATCTGATTTGACATTAAAATCATTTCCTGCTAATTTACCTGCAGAAGACGAAGCGGTTATTGCTAAAGTTGGTGCTTCAAATGATATGGAACGTGCATTGAATTTTATTCTAAACGAACGTACTCGTGAATTATTGGGTGAATGGGATCGTTGGGAAACTTTATCCCGTACAGGAACTTTAGTCAAAAGAGCTAAAGCATTTAATCCAGAAGCTAAATTTATTACTGCTAATAAGCATGAACTTCGTCCAATTCCGCAAACGTTTATTGACGGTGTGTTAAATAAAGACGGATCGAATTTGTCAGCTTCACAAAAAGCGGCTTGGCAAAATCCAGGTTATTAA
- a CDS encoding glycosyl hydrolase: MIVKKASLFTVIALTFISITSAQTVSKFRLQEISNINQPWARWWWMGNAVDKPGLKKSLIDFHKAGIGGVEITPIYGVKGEENNFIDYLSPKYMEMLGYTVKIADSLKMQVDMVLGTGWPYGGPQVTLPYAATKLVVEKYQVKKNELFNKEIKADPEKEKIPAQLISVSAYGDDGSYFDLTDQLKTNLLNWKAKKTNYTLYAVFAGKTGQQVKRSAPGGKGYTLDHYSELAFNEYVVPFDNALVGFEGKLRAIFNDSYEVYGTDFTPLFLQKFKKRRGYDLKMHIPELLSENDNEIGNRIKSDYRETISDLLLNKFDLPWTKWANSKNYKTKLQAHGSPGNLIDLYASADIPECETFGSMPYDIPGFRREKQDIREGDADPVMLKFSSSAAHISGKPLVSSESFTWLREHFKTALSQCKPEVEDLFLNGVNHAFLHGSTYSPDRAAWPGWKFYASVNFNSNNTIWEDAPALFSYIANCQSLLQQGKPDNEILLYWPIYDVWSKYDKGSLFMQFKIHSLSEWLYGTSFYDTTKNLMSKGYSVDFISDSFIKQAVVKDGLIVLPGGNFKSLVVPVCRTMPLETLKKLIDLKKNGAKIIFEGLPESVPGFNEYEKQNLELQKLITENKDVTQTSSDILKSLNSENINPESLVNTGLKFTRRTLDNEKLYYLVNHTNKTIEGMIPLQIGNKEVVIYDPLTNLYGNAIVQKSNDQTLVKLHIEAGKSLILITENTASQQKWNYWETASATVPLNGKWQLNFDKGGPELPQPAEITALESWTKVSPQAEAFSGSATYTLQFDSPKTTAENWTLNLGDVRESAKVWLNGTFIGTAWSVPYQLNIGRLKPGKNELKIQVTNLAANRIRDMELKGIEWKIFYEINMVDKDYKKFDATKWDPTPSGLLGPVSITPLKNEITK, translated from the coding sequence ATGATAGTCAAAAAAGCTAGTTTATTTACAGTAATCGCATTAACATTTATTTCTATAACTTCTGCACAAACTGTATCTAAATTTCGTTTGCAGGAAATAAGCAATATCAATCAGCCTTGGGCCCGATGGTGGTGGATGGGAAATGCCGTAGACAAACCCGGCCTGAAAAAAAGTTTAATCGATTTTCACAAAGCGGGAATCGGCGGTGTAGAGATTACTCCCATATACGGTGTAAAAGGCGAAGAAAATAATTTTATAGATTATCTATCGCCAAAATATATGGAAATGTTAGGCTATACTGTAAAAATTGCAGACAGCCTGAAAATGCAGGTCGATATGGTTCTTGGAACGGGCTGGCCTTATGGAGGTCCGCAGGTTACACTTCCTTATGCAGCAACAAAACTAGTTGTAGAAAAATACCAAGTTAAAAAAAACGAACTTTTTAATAAAGAGATAAAAGCCGATCCTGAAAAAGAAAAAATACCAGCACAATTAATATCGGTTTCAGCATATGGAGACGATGGGTCTTATTTTGACCTGACAGACCAATTAAAAACAAATCTGCTGAACTGGAAGGCAAAAAAAACAAATTACACCCTGTATGCCGTTTTTGCAGGTAAAACTGGACAGCAGGTAAAACGTTCAGCACCTGGAGGTAAAGGATACACTTTAGATCATTATTCGGAACTTGCTTTCAACGAATATGTTGTTCCTTTTGACAATGCATTAGTAGGATTTGAAGGAAAGTTAAGAGCCATTTTTAACGACAGTTATGAAGTATATGGAACCGATTTCACTCCTTTGTTTCTTCAGAAATTTAAAAAACGCAGAGGGTATGATTTAAAAATGCATATTCCGGAATTGTTAAGCGAGAACGACAATGAAATAGGCAACAGAATTAAAAGTGATTATAGGGAAACTATTTCTGATTTACTGTTGAATAAATTTGATCTCCCTTGGACAAAATGGGCAAACAGCAAAAATTACAAAACCAAACTGCAGGCACATGGATCACCTGGGAATTTAATCGATTTATACGCTTCTGCCGATATTCCAGAATGCGAAACCTTTGGATCAATGCCTTATGACATTCCAGGTTTTAGACGTGAAAAACAGGATATCCGCGAAGGCGATGCTGATCCGGTAATGCTGAAATTTTCATCATCTGCAGCGCATATTTCAGGAAAACCTTTAGTTTCTTCAGAATCATTTACATGGCTTAGAGAACACTTTAAAACCGCGTTGTCACAATGTAAACCCGAAGTAGAAGACTTATTTTTAAACGGTGTCAATCACGCTTTTTTACACGGTTCTACTTACTCTCCAGACAGAGCTGCGTGGCCAGGATGGAAATTTTATGCTTCAGTAAATTTCAACAGCAACAATACTATTTGGGAAGATGCTCCTGCATTATTTTCTTATATCGCCAATTGTCAATCTTTGCTTCAACAAGGAAAACCGGACAATGAAATTTTATTGTACTGGCCTATTTATGATGTTTGGAGTAAATACGACAAAGGCTCTCTGTTTATGCAGTTCAAAATTCATTCTTTATCCGAATGGCTTTATGGAACTTCATTTTATGACACTACCAAAAACTTAATGAGTAAAGGCTATAGCGTCGATTTTATTTCGGATTCCTTTATAAAACAGGCAGTTGTAAAAGACGGATTAATAGTTTTGCCAGGCGGAAATTTCAAATCACTGGTTGTCCCAGTCTGCAGAACAATGCCATTGGAAACATTAAAAAAGTTAATCGATTTAAAGAAAAATGGAGCTAAAATTATCTTTGAAGGACTGCCGGAATCTGTTCCTGGATTTAATGAATATGAAAAACAAAATTTAGAACTTCAAAAGTTAATTACCGAAAATAAAGATGTAACTCAGACTTCTTCAGATATCTTAAAGAGTTTGAATTCAGAGAATATCAATCCTGAAAGCTTGGTCAATACAGGATTAAAATTCACACGAAGAACTCTTGACAACGAAAAACTATATTATTTAGTAAATCATACCAATAAAACTATTGAAGGAATGATTCCATTACAAATCGGTAATAAAGAAGTAGTCATATATGATCCGTTAACTAATCTGTACGGCAATGCTATTGTGCAAAAATCGAATGATCAGACACTTGTAAAACTACATATCGAAGCTGGAAAATCACTGATACTGATTACAGAAAATACAGCAAGCCAGCAAAAATGGAACTATTGGGAAACAGCATCTGCTACAGTTCCTTTAAACGGAAAATGGCAGTTAAATTTTGACAAAGGCGGACCTGAACTTCCACAGCCTGCTGAAATAACAGCCTTGGAGTCCTGGACAAAAGTATCACCGCAAGCCGAAGCCTTTTCGGGTTCTGCCACTTACACTTTGCAGTTTGACAGTCCAAAAACCACTGCCGAAAATTGGACTCTAAATCTTGGCGATGTCCGCGAAAGTGCCAAAGTTTGGTTAAACGGTACATTTATCGGAACGGCTTGGTCTGTTCCTTATCAATTAAACATTGGCAGATTGAAACCAGGTAAAAACGAACTTAAAATTCAGGTTACTAATCTGGCTGCCAACAGAATCCGCGATATGGAACTCAAAGGAATAGAATGGAAAATATTTTATGAAATCAATATGGTTGACAAGGATTATAAAAAATTTGATGCAACCAAATGGGATCCGACTCCTTCAGGATTGTTAGGTCCTGTTTCTATTACTCCTTTAAAAAACGAAATCACGAAATAA